GAGGTCTGAGCCTCGCCGAGAGCTGCTCCCGCCTTGTCCTCTGCGGCGGGTCTGGGCCGGGGCTTCCCTTTCGCTGCCTGTATGGCCGCCGCCGTGGTGAGTCCGCGGGCGACCTGGAGCGCGAGGCCTGAGCcacgggggggggcagaggcagctcGCCCTCCATGAGGGAGCCGGGGACtgcgtgtggggtgggggaggggtgccccctCGGGCCAGTCGCCGCGCGGCCCTGCGCGCCTCGGGCTCCCGGAACTCGGGCCATGGCCACGAAATGTGCCGTGCCCCTGAGCGAGACCAGCCGAGCACTGGCAGAGGGCAGCACGGGCCCTGCCCCGAGCAGCCGGAATCGGCActgagcggcggggggggggggtgagattgATCTGCAAGTATCTGCAGGGTGTAAATGCGCCTGGGGGAGAAAAATGACAAGAttgttggggagtgggggagagcaggggaggggtaACTGGGAGTCATTGGGTGAAATGTCCAGGGGAACTTAATTGGAATGTTAAAACTAACAGGCCATTTCTCATTCGAGATCAGTTTGACTGTGGATCAGCCTGCAAGGGAGTCCCTGGAATTCACGGGGTTTGAAAGCCCTGTCGTGTATGCCATAGGAAACAGTTCAGCGTTAGCTCTGGGGGAGAGCGGTGGTAGGGTAACAGGATGTTTCCATTTTGGAATCTCATTTTGTTACTGTACATATTAATTTACTTGCTGGAGAAACTGCTCATAGAATTTTATCAAACCAActgttttacattgctttatgtAACTGTGAGGGTTTTGCTGCTGTTGTTTCCAGAACTTTAAAACTCATGTGGATCAGACTTGTAGAGCTGCTGAAGAGTTTGTCAACATTTACTATGAAACGATGGATAAAAGAAGAAGGGTAGGTAGatccctaacaagattcagttgTTATCCCCTTGTCACTTTTGTGTGTTCTTCCATTGTCAGACTGATCCTCCTATATACTTCGAGACTTCTGGGAGTTAGCTACCTTCGAGACTTCTGGGAGTTAGCTACCACCCATCTTATCATTACTGGCAGAGTCCAGATCTCAGTGTGTCTTCTGATCTGCTCTATGAAGTATCCTTCAAGGTACTATCTAAATTAGGGATTCTTACATTTTTTTCATTGTGTGGGGTGCTTCTAAAGCGTGTCTCAGATCCCTTCACAACCATGATCCTATTTGTCTCTTTATCTCTTCCTTTGGCAGCTACAGTGCAGAGTAAATTTGAATATATACAGTCAAAATCAGTTGTATTAGTTTGCTTTTTCAGAACATCTCATCTCTGATCTCCTGAATTAGTAAGTTTCCTTTCTCCTAACCTCCTAAGCTAGCAGTGTCCCTTCATTATAATTGAGTTTGGGTATCTCTAGAAATGACTGAGGAAGAGAAAGCGGTACCAGCATCTTATGATCAGGAAATGCTCCATGGACCGCAGTTGAAGAATTGCTGATCTGAATGCTTTTTCACGCACTTGTTTAATATGGTGGTATTTATGGATCTCTAGATGAGTATGCGTGATAGAGATAGCAAGAGGTCAACATAGACCCTTCTTTAAGGTTTGTATTATAGAGCTCAGGCACCGGCCTGCTTCCTCAGACATGCTACGCtgtgtttttttgtaactttctAGTGGCCCTTGTTTATATGCATGTTAATTTTATTCAGATGACACTTCCCTATGTTCTTTTTCTTAATGGGGAATACTTTGGAGATGAAAACTTACAGCAGAGATGTGACAATGTACTTTGCTTTGGCTATGCTGGGAAGTGCTTCAATTCCATCCCTTCCTCCTACAGGAAACAGCTGAAGAACCTGATCAGTGTCTATCTTAAGTACTAAGGCACATTGTTACTTAACAAAATAAGTTACGAAGAAACATACATTCATTTTGTGTAGTAGCTTCAATTCTTGATCAAGGACGATAGTTACTAATGGAAGCCAATGTTTGAGTAGGACACTTCAGTCAGTTCTGTATGAAGGAGAATCTAATATGTGCAATACTGTTTTAATTCTTCTGATCATATGAATGTGTTTCCCATATTGGCAACAAGTAGCTTGATTTTTAATAATGGATTGTTTTTCCAAACGTGTTCTCATAATCCCTTTAGGTGTTGGCTAGACTCTATTTGGACAAAGCAACATTAATTTGGAATGGTAATGCAGTGTCTGGACAAGAAGCACTGAAAGAATTTTTTGAAATGTTGCCATCTAGTGAATTCCAAGTTAATATGTTAGACTGCCAACCTGTTCATGGTAAGGTTATTTTATAATTcagggtgttggtttttttttatataattgtaGAAAGTGAACAACAAATGTGAACAACAGATGTAATAAATATTGATTGATGTGGCTCTTAGAACAAGGTAAAGAAAAGACCTGATGGCTGAAATGTAGggctatttttaaataaaggggaGTAATGGGAGGGTGACTACTTAAAACTGTACAGTAGAAGTTATTAAACTTCCTCTTTAAGAACTCTTACTCAGATATAACCTTGATATCTTCATGCACTAAAGCAGTTACTCTTAATGTATTAAACTAACTTCAAGAGAATTTTAACCTCTACCTGGCACTGTaacttaaatcacaggatttggggacttcaacagctgagtcaagggaaagggggtgggtcagcttttgtggcctgcatcatgcgggaggtcagactagatgatcatactggtcccttctgaccttaaagtctatgagtctataagtaaCATAAACagtgcaagttaaaaaaaatcattaaaaagcaacatttGTTAATGAGCAAGTTACCATAGGTGTTTCTGTTAGTAACAATACAACATAAAAATCAGTTTAACACACATACTCTTCCAACTATTTGcttaaaaaacccacagctgtgACTTGTATGGAAATGATTAGTAGTTAAGTAGACACTCTGGCATTTCACATAAGCAGTTGAGGTGATGGGAAATTGTGCATAActgttttattcttttacatcTTTCATTCTCTTTGTGAAGAGCAAGCTACTCAAAGCCAGACAACAGTCCTTGTAGTGACATGTGGGAGAGTAAAATTCGAAGGCAACAAGCAACGTTACTTCACCCAGAATTTCTTACTGACAGCACAAGCTACACCTACCAGCACAGTGTGGAAGATTGCAAGTGACTGCTTCCGCTTCCAGGATTGGGCCAGTTAATGGGGACTGAGAGGTGATTGCTTTCCCTCTTCATTGTGTGACTTTAGCTCTATGGACAGTCATTCTCTAAACATGGAAGACCTTTATCCCTTCACTTAGTGTGCCGTTCGTTCTGGAAGTACTGCAGATTTGTGTTGTGCTAGTCCTAGTGGCCCTGGACTTAATGGCAAATGTATTTTTGAAATGGAAGAAGTTTGCTCAAGTTACTTGGGCCCCTGTGAAATATTTAAGGCAGTGAGCCAGAGGGCTTAACCGTTCCTGAAGTTTGTGTTAGTGATTCTCTCATGTAATGTTGAAATCATTCCTGTAAATGCCTTACATACAACTATCCTGCTGCTCCAGGAACTTTTTCAATAATATTGAATGCTAAAATCTCCACTACTTGGACACTGAATCCCTTCATACAGATGTGCAATCATTTCAGCTTAGAAACACCATCTTTGAAGCAGATACCCACGACAGTGAGAAATGGAGTTAGTTGCTCTTATGTGACCTGTATATGAAACTTAGAACTGCTTATTTTGAGCCTTGAGCTTGATCTGGCAACCATTAGAGTTCTTTTTTCCAATAAGAGTGACAACATCAAAGTAACTTCTCATATAATAGATGGGAGAGATCCCACTTGGAGTTGTAGTGTCACCAATGAATTACATggtttgggggatgggggaataaAGGGATTGGCAAATACAGTCATACTTTCTGCTTCCTCTCTGAAAATTGAAAATATAACTTTTGAACATGTATAAACTCTCAAAAAATCATCTGTTGTAAAGCCAATGTTTTTAGTGTCCTTGATGTACAAGGAATACAACACTTACCAGGTTTCCCCTTTGGCTTAACCCTGTTAATATTTGGTTATGATCACTTATGTAGATCTAGGTCCACACTAACAGCTCTGTTGAATGCAAAGGGAAAGGATAACCATATTAAGCTGATTTGAGAAGCTGCTTCCCTTTCTTTGGAAGTCTTGGAGTATAAGCTACATATCAGTCATCTGTTTTCTGTATCTAGTAATTTCATTATTACAATGAAGCACAACATACTTATTTTATTGcaactttttctccttttttgaaTTTGCAAGCTTTTACCCCATCAGTCTGAAACATTATAATAGGAAAGTGGCATTGAAATTGTATATATGATATGGTAGTCCTCTCTTTAGTGCAGTTGTTCAGAGTAGATACTTTGACTACTGTGGTCCCAGAAGGATATTAACCTCTCTACGTGAGAGAATTTTATCTTCCTTCGATCCGCAGTTAATGCACAACTTTCATTTGTCTTTCTCCTGTTTGGTTTTTATTATGGGTTTCTCAGAATATGTTTACCTTCAATTGCTATACTCTTggttctatttttaatttttttttattgttttaaagttTAGAGGGTAGCTTGCTTTCTTAACCCGAATTAACGCTTTAGATCTCAGAATGGCAGCACTTTGTGTTCAGACTGCTAATCTAAATTGAGCAAATTAAAAGGATAGAAATCTAGTCACATAGTAAGTACTTGAAAACACACACTCTGCTTGTAAGTAAAAATATATTCGACAGTAACTTGTATATTTGATCTTAATTTCATCCTGACGGATGTTTAGACAATTCACAAGGATGTTACCTTTATACTGGGTAACAACTCATTTTATTCCTTAaatcagaaaacagaaaataaaccatattttaaaaacttatgTATACTTAACATACGTTTTAACAAATAATGGTATAAGTTGATATAAAGATGAAATGGTTGGCTGCACCAGTATTTCCAGGTTTCCAGCAATATTTATATCATTAGGTTGGCAAATTTGTAATATATTGGCCAACTCTCGTAAATGGAAAATTTTCTATAGTTAAAGTCTGAAATGGTCTCTCTAAAGTCTTTGCTCAAGAAACTGCTTCCTCTGTTTTCCTTCATTTGAGAAAACAGGAATCTAAAAATGGCGTAAGGACTACAAAACTGTTTTAAGTTGTAGCTATTGTAAATGTATTGCGATCTGTGTGCATAGTGGGGGAAAGATTGACCTTTTTAACTGTGTAATGTTACCTTGCAATAATGTTGGGAGGTTTTCATATCTTTTCTACCAGATCAAAAGAACAATTAACATTGACGTTACCTGCTAATTAAATAGCATTGTTGAACTGTGGTGGTGTTGTATTATGGTTACAACTCACTGTTTCTTACACTAGGAATATGAATTTCATCTGTATAACATTTATGGGTGAAATTCCAGCACTGGGCTTCTGAATTATGAAGACATTCAGTCTTCAGAACACAATATTCTTATaccaaacaaacacatttatactcaagtaaatatttatttaaaattattgggATGACACCTTAAATTAGCATGTTCAATTGTCTAAGACTTTCTGCCATAACAATGGAAGTTTTAGATGTAGCCATTCTATACATTCTGTTCAGATGGAAACAGGTTTGGGCTTTAAGTATGGCTGGTGTTCTATTTGAAGCATAATTTAGTATGTGCACAAACTAACCTAGTTGTTCAAGCTCTGCCTTCCATTGTGTTAATTTCACAGTTGGAAGTGGATCTTGGCTGTTGCTAGCATGGATTTTTGTGGAAGTGATGATCTTCCACACtgttcttccttcttcccttcccttGTTACTACACCTTCAGTAGAGCCATAATAAGGTTTGACTTTGGCAGTTATTGATGATTATGTCTTTTTAGCTGGAGGTGATCTGCCTTAAAGAAAAGGGGCGTGCTCAGGCTGCCATAATTGCCTGCTAACCAAAATTCTTAATTTTCTTAATACTTGTACAAAATCATAAGAACTAAACTGCATAGAAGTCCAAACACTCTGATGCTTTCCCTTGCTATTAAAATAGTAAATTCTGGGCATGTAGCAAAGCAGTAATACAAAATCAAGGTGAAAAGCTAAGCAAATGCAAATCCTAATAATATCTTCTGGCACTTGACAACTGGATAGACCTATTTTGCCTATCTTGTATTGCCTCCATTAgtcagttttgttttgacattctAGTTATGTTGTTTTGCTCTTTTTAGCATgccacaaataatttaaaatgctcAGTGCTGCCATTTCTTGGAGGGAAGTATTTTGTCTTCAAAGGCTAGCGTAGGTAACGCTTGTTATCTGATGAGAGACTTCTGAGTATATAAAGAAGTGATGCTTTTTTAACATCAAAATAGCTTTCCACAAACTTGAATGTTTTATAATCTTTTGCAACTGTTTATGACCTCTTGTAAGGGTGTCACTTAAAATTGCTTGAtctggtattttatttttattacaagttttCATAGTGTTTTCTTACTATATTAAAGTTCAGGAAATAACATTTGGCTCTTCAACTTTGCTGTTTGGGTTTTGGCATTGAGTTACATATGTTCTAACTATTGCCACCATATGGTACTCAAATGTCTCAGAACAGAGGCCACCAGTGTGCATGCTCCTTGATAGTGGTGGTGTCTCTCCTGTGATGAGAAAAATGAACTGATGCTGGCAACTGATTCCACAGTCATGTGCATCAGTAGGAGAGTAATGCAGCATAATAGAGGTAAATGATACTTGAGAGGGCAGAAGTAAAATCTCTGGGGAATGTGGCAGTTCCCTTGGACAACATTCACTGAAGTTTACCTCACCATTCAACAaatgctattagccaggacgggtaaggaatggtgtccctagcctctgtctgtgaGAGGATggcgatggatggcaggagagagatcacttgatcattgcctgtttaggttcactccctctggggcacctggcatcggccactgtcagacaggatgctgggctagatggaccttttggtctgacccggtacggcctttcttatgttcttaagaagtCAGCCAAACACATAGTGTATGCAAAATGCTTGGATGGTAAatgtcctcccctccctccccctcctacctcctgtcccgtccctccccccccccccccaacatagaTTATGCCTGTGCTATACCTCTTCTATGGATAAATAGAACATTCACCCAAAGAACTAAATTtactctgtttttcctttttagcATCAAGAATGGCTGAGTTCAATAGACCAATTGACTACTAATGTTACAAGTTTACACTTAGGTGCTGGTCACCTTCAATTTTCATCAACATCAGTAGCAGTTAAGGGTTCTAAACTCTTGGGAGGGTTGGTCACTCAGTGAAAAGTGCTTTAAATTTTGTTCAAATGTGAGCCTAAAAACTAGGAGTGAGGCTCTGTGCTGTACCTAACTTACGGGGGCTCCCTGAGGCTGTCCTTTGGGCTGGAATGCTGCCTAGAATTTCTTTAGTTTTGTGGCTCCACCCGCACCGTGCCGCACTCATGGTGGCACAACTTTTTTGTACCAGAACTTGTGAAGGGTCCTTGGAGGACAGCCTTACAGTTTTGTGCAGTGCCAACTCCCCATGGCTTTTAGGGCTTTTCATGCTCCTTTGGCCATTTTACCTAGCATAAAAGGTCTGGAATGGGGATGAAGAGCTTAAAaggaagtagggctgtcaagtgattaattgctctgttaaacaatagaatacaatttatttaaatatttttggatgttttctacattttcaagtattttgatttcagttacaacacagaatacaaagtgtacagtgctcactttatatttttattacaaatattgcactgtaaaaaagaaaaaagaaagtgtttcaattcacctaatacaaatactgtagtgcaatctctttatcatgaaagttgaacttacaaatgtagaattatgtacaaaaaaataactgcactcaaaacaatgtaaaactttagagcctacaagtccactcagtcctacttcttgttcggccaatcaagtttgtttacatttgcaggagataatgcccgctttttgtttacaatgtcacctgaaagtgagaacaggcgttcgcatggcactgttgtagccagcattgcaataTATGTACATGCTAGATGCAGTAAAGATTCATAAGTCCCTTCgtccttcaaccaccattccagaatacatGCTTCTACTCgacaacaatccaaagcagtgcaggctgacccacgttcattttcatcatctgagtcagatgccaccaacaaaaggttgattttcttttttcgtggttcaggttctgtagtttccgcattggaatgTAACTCTTTAAAGACTTCTCCAAAAACATGCTCCATTCCTCATCCCACtcggattttggaaggcacttcagattcttaaatcttgggttgagtgctgtagctagctttagaaatctcacattggtaccttctttgcattttgtcagatctgtagtga
This genomic interval from Malaclemys terrapin pileata isolate rMalTer1 chromosome 9, rMalTer1.hap1, whole genome shotgun sequence contains the following:
- the NXT2 gene encoding NTF2-related export protein 2, which produces MAAAVNFKTHVDQTCRAAEEFVNIYYETMDKRRRVLARLYLDKATLIWNGNAVSGQEALKEFFEMLPSSEFQVNMLDCQPVHEQATQSQTTVLVVTCGRVKFEGNKQRYFTQNFLLTAQATPTSTVWKIASDCFRFQDWAS